A genomic stretch from Bos javanicus breed banteng chromosome 3, ARS-OSU_banteng_1.0, whole genome shotgun sequence includes:
- the FCRL6 gene encoding Fc receptor-like protein 6 isoform X1 gives MLLWTVALLFVPCVGKIVWLSPQAQPQLVFEGDILILRCRGRKNAALSHVKFYRDGKFLHFSKKNQPLLLGTATANSSGWYNCTGQVKYPRNMDSWDSGTVMVQVQELFLPPVLTALPSHELCEGSPVTLRCQTKLHSQKSASRLLFSFHKEGRTLQNRSSRPELRIPAAKEGDAGLYWCKASSEGGQIQKRSPQLELRVWAPVSHPLLTLRPTSLAVGDEVELLCEVQRGSPPILYSFHLNGDILRNHVAPHGGPASCLFRVTSEQDAGNYSCEAGNRVSRETSEPKTLSVDDPQVLSTPTSSNWLVPWLPASLLAMMVIAAALLGYCRPWRKNGPLPPRNLPSAPSEEQHPLYVNVYHQNENNEGVIYSEIHTITIPREHEARPAQPAQQEKDISVIYAEVRHPQLSKNPDKGLNRRSTIH, from the exons ttccctgtgttgggaaaattg TCTGGCTGAGCCCCCAAGCCCAGCCACAACTTGTGTTTGAGGGGGATATACTGATTCTGCGATGCCGGGGAAGGAAGAACGCGGCACTGTCCCATGTGAAATTCTACAGAGATGGAAAATTCCTCCATTTCTCTAAGAAAAACCAGCCTCTCCTCCTGGGGACAGCAACAGCTAACAGCAGTGGCTGGTATAACTGCACTGGGCAGGTGAAATATCCCAGAAACATGGACTCATGGGACTCAGGGACTGTCATGGTTCAAGTCCAAG AGCTGTTCCTGCCTCCCGTGCTGACAGCCCTCCCCTCTCATGAGCTCTGCGAGGGGAGCCCTGTGACCCTGAGATGTCAGACGAAGCTGCACAGTCAGAAGTCGGCCTCGcggcttctcttttccttccacaaGGAGGGCCGCACCCTGCAGAACAGGAGCTCCCGCCCAGAACTCCGCATCCcagcagccaaagagggagacgCCGGGCTTTACTGGTGCAAGGCATCCTCTGAGGGTGGCCAGATCCAGAAACGGAGCCCTCAGCTGGAGCTCAGGGTGTGGg CTCCCGTGTCCCATCCTCTGCTTACCCTGAGACCCACCAGCCTAGCTGTGGGGGATGAGGTGGAGCTCCTCTGTGAGGTCCAGAGGGGCTCCCCTCCGATCCTGTACTCATTCCACCTCAATGGGGACATCCTTCGGAACCACGTGGCTCCCCATGGGGGACCCGCCTCCTGCCTCTTCCGGGTGACGTCAGAGCAGGATGCTGGGAACTACTCCTGCGAGGCTGGGAACCGTGTCTCCAGAGAGACAAGTGAGCCCAAGACACTCTCTGTGGATG ATCCTCAGGTCTTATCTACACCCACCAGTAGCAACTGGCTGGTTCCTTGGCTGCCTGCAAGTCTGCTTGCCATGATGGTCATTGCTGCTGCACTTCTGGGGTATTGCAGACCCTGGAGAAAAAACG GGCCCCTTCCACCCCGGAATTTACCCTCAGCCCCAAGTGAAGAGCAGCACCCGCTGTATGTCAACG TTTATCACCAGAATGAAAATAACGAAGGAGTTATCTACTCTGAGATTCACACAATCACAATCCCAAGGGAGCATGAAG CCAGGCCTGCCCAGCCAGCCCAGCAGGAAAAG GACATTTCTGTCATCTATGCTGAGGTGAGACACCCACAGCTCAGCAAAAATCCAGACAAGGGGCTGAATAGAAGAAGCACGATCCACTGA
- the FCRL6 gene encoding Fc receptor-like protein 6 isoform X2: MLLWTVALLFVPCVGKIVWLSPQAQPQLVFEGDILILRCRGRKNAALSHVKFYRDGKFLHFSKKNQPLLLGTATANSSGWYNCTGQVKYPRNMDSWDSGTVMVQVQELFLPPVLTALPSHELCEGSPVTLRCQTKLHSQKSASRLLFSFHKEGRTLQNRSSRPELRIPAAKEGDAGLYWCKASSEGGQIQKRSPQLELRVWAPVSHPLLTLRPTSLAVGDEVELLCEVQRGSPPILYSFHLNGDILRNHVAPHGGPASCLFRVTSEQDAGNYSCEAGNRVSRETSEPKTLSVDDPQVLSTPTSSNWLVPWLPASLLAMMVIAAALLGYCRPWRKNGPLPPRNLPSAPSEEQHPLYVNVYHQNENNEGVIYSEIHTITIPREHEGHFCHLC; encoded by the exons ttccctgtgttgggaaaattg TCTGGCTGAGCCCCCAAGCCCAGCCACAACTTGTGTTTGAGGGGGATATACTGATTCTGCGATGCCGGGGAAGGAAGAACGCGGCACTGTCCCATGTGAAATTCTACAGAGATGGAAAATTCCTCCATTTCTCTAAGAAAAACCAGCCTCTCCTCCTGGGGACAGCAACAGCTAACAGCAGTGGCTGGTATAACTGCACTGGGCAGGTGAAATATCCCAGAAACATGGACTCATGGGACTCAGGGACTGTCATGGTTCAAGTCCAAG AGCTGTTCCTGCCTCCCGTGCTGACAGCCCTCCCCTCTCATGAGCTCTGCGAGGGGAGCCCTGTGACCCTGAGATGTCAGACGAAGCTGCACAGTCAGAAGTCGGCCTCGcggcttctcttttccttccacaaGGAGGGCCGCACCCTGCAGAACAGGAGCTCCCGCCCAGAACTCCGCATCCcagcagccaaagagggagacgCCGGGCTTTACTGGTGCAAGGCATCCTCTGAGGGTGGCCAGATCCAGAAACGGAGCCCTCAGCTGGAGCTCAGGGTGTGGg CTCCCGTGTCCCATCCTCTGCTTACCCTGAGACCCACCAGCCTAGCTGTGGGGGATGAGGTGGAGCTCCTCTGTGAGGTCCAGAGGGGCTCCCCTCCGATCCTGTACTCATTCCACCTCAATGGGGACATCCTTCGGAACCACGTGGCTCCCCATGGGGGACCCGCCTCCTGCCTCTTCCGGGTGACGTCAGAGCAGGATGCTGGGAACTACTCCTGCGAGGCTGGGAACCGTGTCTCCAGAGAGACAAGTGAGCCCAAGACACTCTCTGTGGATG ATCCTCAGGTCTTATCTACACCCACCAGTAGCAACTGGCTGGTTCCTTGGCTGCCTGCAAGTCTGCTTGCCATGATGGTCATTGCTGCTGCACTTCTGGGGTATTGCAGACCCTGGAGAAAAAACG GGCCCCTTCCACCCCGGAATTTACCCTCAGCCCCAAGTGAAGAGCAGCACCCGCTGTATGTCAACG TTTATCACCAGAATGAAAATAACGAAGGAGTTATCTACTCTGAGATTCACACAATCACAATCCCAAGGGAGCATGAAG GACATTTCTGTCATCTATGCTGA